One region of Sus scrofa isolate TJ Tabasco breed Duroc unplaced genomic scaffold, Sscrofa11.1 Contig25, whole genome shotgun sequence genomic DNA includes:
- the LOC102158401 gene encoding collagen alpha-1(I) chain-like, which produces MRPAAAVDADRGAVPRRPHPRPARPPPRHPPPPKRRGGADGGRVEGPGGTGSGKDPPGRRHGRTRRRQPDSGKTRARRAGGRYRPHTVHGLGLDQKDLGPPRAAPGSGSSRVATSDLRSRLGGAEGEAGGRAGRDRWDTGADSPIGSPSLVRSLARSPTRGEQGTRQVGRGHGRRATREDRPPVQPPPAWLPHPTPPRPHPLKRGGGAGGGRQKGTQTGGGTGKHEPAGTGTGGRGGARQGKAHNDDQAERPHRPGGTHAPRRGGQAQEEEEGGRRGSNEKKNPAVAPRPPGAPLPPPLSLHAASRACAAKTPHDRRVAGSRAPNPPERHRNPAGSGARGTARPQPGGKRAAAEGHRGVPRATTGARIPGARPRARHGLGASRPPRQGEALFGGARGAEGTPGGAADRGREPAGHRRHRRRRVGGARQTGGGGGPDSTPPPTSHRLRREEAPKGTAAAKANGLGASPLVRLFPLTGGARPPKASQPPPPAPSQPTPPSHTRSVKRAGGGGRASAAAAAARAGREGPGQAAAGSEQWSGGMEDQRPGENPAQSRRREGKAHPETRRKHHGAAKAARPETETRGGVGGQGTARPPPKKPRINPRTRLSATWRGGAFPPALASRAAQVEEARERAGRADRQTRAAAACHALANKLGDADRSGVAHGDYHRKLIGQTFEWVVAATEGVRSARARTDDGPPDNSTEGTSGAGPHRGVAEGRGGKPQAPPPPPHPRHGPPPRRPGAPSSHERHGYDGRPAAASRVPTRAQRPPAQRRSRRNTQDADWPPPQPLGGPPRGGPTTATDDTDEPQPAPWKQGDTREAHHPGTPARPRRPGGDTHTR; this is translated from the exons ATGCGCCCGGCGGCGGCCGTGGACGCCGACCGGGGGGCGGTCCCCCGCCGGCCCCACCCCCGGCCCGCCCGCCCACCCCCGCGACACCCCCCGCCGCCGAAGCGGCGAGGGGGCGCGGACGGAGGGCGGGTGGAGGGGCCGGGAGGCACGGGGAGCGGGAAAGATCCGCCGGGCCGCCGGCACGGCCGGACCCGCCGCCGG CAACCCGACTCCGGGAAGACCCGGGCCCGGCGCGCCGGGGGCCGCTACCGGCCTCACACCGTCCACGGGCTGGGCCTCGATCAGAAGGACTTGGGCCCCCCACGAGCGGCGCCGGGGAGTGGGTCTTCC CGGGTCGCCACGTCTGATCTGAGGTCGCGTCTCGGAGGGGCGGAGGGCGaagcgggcgggcgggcgggacGGGACAGATGGGACACGGGCGCGGACAGCCCGATCGGCTCCCCCTCGCTCGtccgctcgctcgctcgctcgcccACGCGCGGGGAACAGGGCACCCGCCAGGTGGGAAGGGGACACGGTAGGAGAGCCACGCGCGAGGACCGACCCCCGGTCCAGCCTCCACCCgcctggctcccccaccccaccccaccccgcccccacccgctCAAGCGGGGGGGAGGCgccgggggtgggaggcagaaggGAACACAGACGGGCGGCGGCACGGGGAAGCACGAGCCGGCGGGCACGGGgacgggcgggcggggcggggcgcggcaGGGAAAGGCGCACAACGACGACCAGGCCGAGAGACCCCACCGGCCGGGGGGAACGCACGCGCCGCGGCGCGGAGGACAGgcgcaggaggaggaggagggcggcaGGCGAGGGAGCAACGAGAAGAAAAACCCGGCGGTCGCCCCCCGACCGCCGGGggcccccctgcctccccctctctccctccacgcAGCCTCACGCGCGTGTGCGGCCAAGACGCCCCACGACCGACGGGTGGCTGGAAGCCGGGCACCCAACCCCCCGGAGCGACACCGAAACCCCGCGGGCTCGGGGGCACGAGGCACCGCGCGGCCACAGCCCGGGGGGAAGCGCGCGGCGGCGGAAGGACACCGCGGCGTCCCGCGGGCCACCACCGGGGCACGCATCCCCGGGGCGCGGCCACGCGCGCGACACGGCCTCGGGGCGAGCCGCCCGCCCCGACAGGGCGAGGCGTTGTTTGGGGGGGCGCGGGGCGCGGAAGGAACCCCAGGCGGCGCGGCGGACCGCGGCAGGGAGCCGGCCGGacaccgccgccaccgccgccgccgcgtTGGGGGCGCGCGGCAaacgggaggcggcggcggcccggACTCGACCCCCCCACCGACATCGC ACCGCTTGCGGCGCGAGGAGGCTCCCAAAGGGACGGCGGCGGCCAAGGCCAACGGCCTCGGCGCGAGCCCTCTGGTCCGTCTCTTCCCTCTCACGGGCGGCGCGCGCCCCCCCAAGGCCtcgcagccgccgccgcccgcccccaGCCAACCCACCCCACCGTCCCACACGCGCTCCGTCAAGCGAGCGGGCGGCGGGGGCAGggc cagcgccgccgccgccgccgcgagggcagggagagagggccCGGGCCAAGCGGCGGCAGGATCGGAGCAGTGGAGCGGAGGCATGGAGGACCAACGGCCGGGAGAAAACCCGGCCCAGAGCCGGCGGCGGGAGGGCAAAGCCCATCCCGAGACGCGCCGAAAACACCACGGGGCAGCCAAGGCCGCGCGACCGGAGACAGAGAcgcgcgggggggtgggggggcagggcacGGCccggcccccccccaaaaagcccCGGATCAACCCTCGGACCCGCCTCTCGGCGACGTGGCGGGGAG GCGCCTTCCCTCCCGCCCTCGCGTCCCGCGCCGCGCAGGTGGAGGAGGCGAGAGAGCGAGCAGGGCGGGCGGACAGGCAGACGCGGGCCGCCGCCGCTTGCCACGCTCTCGCCAAC AAGTTGGGGGACGCCGACCGCTCGGGGGTCGC GCACGGCGACTACCATCGAAAGTTGATAGGGCAGACGTTCGAATGGGTCGTCGCCGCCACGGAGGGCGTGCGATCGGCCCGAG CGAGGACCGACGACGGGCCGCCCGACAACTCGACCGAGGGCACAAGCGGCGCGGGGCCGCACCGCGGCGTCGCGGAGGGACGAGGGGGGAAGCCCCaagctcccccaccaccaccacaccccaGACACGGACCTCCCCCTCGACGGCCCGGGGCACCGAGCAGTCAC gagCGGCACGGCTATGACGGCCGGCCCGCAGCGGCTAGCCGGGTCCCGACTCGCGCTCAG AGGCCTCCAGCACAACGGCGGTCCCGCCGCAACACCCAGGACGCCGACTGGcctccccctcagcccctggggGGCCCCCCTCGCGGGGGCCCCACGACCGCCACCGACGACACCGATGAGCCACAGCCGGCCCCGTGGAAACAA GGGGACACCCGAGAAGCACATCACCCAGGGACACCCGCCCGGCCACGGCGGCCAGGGGGTGACACCCACACGAGGTGA